A region of Salinibacter sp. 10B DNA encodes the following proteins:
- the carA gene encoding glutamine-hydrolyzing carbamoyl-phosphate synthase small subunit, with the protein MTDDTNAMPAQASDPAKLVLEDGTVARGTAIGARGLTGGELCFNTSMTGYQEIMTDPSYYGQLMMMTYPHIGNYGASDIDMEAEEPMVAGFIVRSFTERHSNRQADETLDEFMRRYDLVGIAGVDTRALVRHIRDKGVMNAVISSDELDDDVLLERAQDWPKMDGLELASKVTTDSDYVYCEGSGPRIAVYDFGVKQNILRSFRARGATVRVVPGDTPLDEVLAWDPDGLFFSNGPGDPRAMSEAVDRVGRALDTGLPVFGICLGHQLMSLAQGFDVYKMFVGHRGANHPVKNLDTEKVEVTTQNHGFAVEETSIDEAKARVTHVNLNDDTVEGLRFKTFPGLSLQYHPEASPGPHDSHYHFDTFMEMVAKERNVAVPEQTDESLHAV; encoded by the coding sequence ATGACCGACGACACGAACGCCATGCCTGCCCAAGCGTCTGATCCCGCGAAGCTCGTGCTTGAAGACGGCACGGTGGCCCGAGGGACCGCCATCGGGGCCCGAGGACTCACGGGAGGGGAGCTCTGCTTCAACACGAGTATGACGGGGTACCAGGAGATTATGACGGATCCGTCCTACTACGGACAGCTCATGATGATGACGTATCCCCACATCGGAAACTACGGGGCCTCCGACATCGACATGGAGGCGGAGGAGCCGATGGTTGCGGGTTTCATCGTCCGGTCCTTCACGGAACGCCACTCCAACCGACAGGCCGACGAGACGCTAGACGAGTTTATGCGCCGCTACGACCTCGTAGGCATCGCCGGGGTCGATACGCGAGCGCTCGTTCGTCACATTCGGGACAAGGGCGTCATGAATGCCGTCATCTCCTCCGATGAGCTCGACGACGATGTGCTCCTTGAGCGGGCACAAGACTGGCCCAAGATGGATGGGTTAGAGTTGGCGTCGAAGGTGACAACCGATTCGGACTACGTGTACTGTGAGGGCAGTGGGCCTCGCATTGCGGTGTACGACTTCGGGGTCAAGCAAAACATTCTCCGCTCCTTTCGGGCCCGCGGCGCAACCGTTCGCGTCGTTCCCGGCGACACGCCCCTCGACGAGGTGCTGGCATGGGATCCCGACGGCCTCTTCTTCTCGAATGGACCGGGGGATCCCCGCGCCATGAGTGAGGCCGTTGATCGGGTCGGACGGGCGCTCGATACGGGACTGCCCGTCTTCGGCATTTGTCTGGGGCATCAGTTGATGTCCCTTGCACAGGGTTTTGACGTCTACAAAATGTTTGTTGGACACCGGGGGGCGAACCATCCGGTCAAAAACCTGGACACTGAGAAAGTAGAGGTCACCACGCAGAATCACGGATTCGCCGTCGAGGAGACCTCGATCGACGAGGCAAAGGCGCGGGTGACGCACGTAAACTTGAACGACGATACCGTAGAAGGACTCCGGTTTAAGACCTTTCCGGGCCTTTCGTTGCAGTACCACCCTGAGGCATCGCCCGGGCCGCACGACAGCCACTACCACTTCGACACCTTTATGGAAATGGTTGCGAAGGAGCGAAATGTGGCAGTGCCGGAGCAGACGGACGAATCGCTCCATGCGGTGTAG
- a CDS encoding aldo/keto reductase, giving the protein MPDLQYRYLGNTGVKISPLCLGTMSFGEDADPDTAAAMFSRCRDAGINAFDCANVYADGRSEEILGDLITECREEVVLTSKAYFPTGDGPNDRGSSRYHLVQAVENSLRRLGTDRLDVLFLHRFDPKTALHETLRALDDLVRQGKVLYLGASNFAAWQVMKALGRQRREGWTPFHVLQPMYNLAKRQAEVELLPMAQSENLGVLSYSPLGGGLLTGKYGLETRPDEGRLVENPMYQTRYGAEVHYQVAERFTDFANTHGYDPVPLAVAWVQHHPAVTAPIIGGRNLDQLEDSLAALEIDMTSDLRAAISDLSPTPPPATDRVEERSQHTYGTR; this is encoded by the coding sequence ATGCCTGACCTCCAATACCGTTACTTGGGCAATACCGGCGTCAAGATCTCCCCCCTTTGCCTGGGTACGATGTCGTTCGGGGAAGACGCCGACCCCGATACCGCTGCTGCCATGTTTTCTCGCTGCCGGGACGCAGGAATCAACGCGTTCGACTGTGCCAACGTCTACGCAGACGGCCGCTCCGAAGAGATCCTCGGGGACCTTATCACAGAGTGCCGGGAGGAGGTTGTACTCACGTCGAAGGCCTACTTCCCCACCGGCGACGGACCCAATGATCGGGGCAGTAGTCGCTATCATCTCGTACAGGCCGTCGAGAACAGTCTGCGCCGGCTCGGCACCGACCGGCTTGACGTACTCTTCCTGCACCGCTTCGACCCAAAAACGGCCCTCCACGAAACCCTTCGCGCCCTCGACGACCTTGTGCGACAGGGAAAAGTACTCTACCTTGGCGCCTCCAACTTTGCCGCCTGGCAGGTTATGAAGGCCCTCGGCCGTCAGCGTCGGGAGGGCTGGACGCCGTTCCACGTCCTGCAGCCCATGTATAACTTGGCCAAACGGCAGGCCGAAGTGGAGCTTCTGCCCATGGCCCAAAGCGAAAATCTTGGCGTACTGTCCTACAGTCCCCTTGGGGGCGGCCTACTCACCGGGAAGTACGGCCTGGAGACCCGTCCGGACGAAGGTCGGCTCGTCGAGAATCCGATGTATCAAACCCGCTACGGCGCCGAGGTTCACTACCAAGTGGCTGAGCGCTTTACCGATTTTGCCAATACGCACGGGTACGATCCGGTCCCCCTCGCCGTGGCCTGGGTCCAACATCATCCGGCCGTCACGGCTCCCATCATCGGAGGGCGGAATCTGGACCAATTGGAAGACTCCCTTGCGGCACTGGAGATTGACATGACGTCGGATCTACGTGCGGCCATCAGCGATCTTTCGCCCACGCCCCCACCCGCGACCGACCGCGTCGAGGAGCGATCGCAGCACACGTATGGCACTCGATAA
- a CDS encoding phosphatidylserine decarboxylase family protein encodes MIAREGYTIVAIVAGLALLLAFGAWQLDAWLWRGPLLLLAGGGLAFTLFFFRDPERTTPPDAREHGLIAPADGRVVEIVDEDDALYIDGPVQRVSIFLSPLDVHVNRIPAQGVIEYETYRPGEYLVAWHPKASEKNERSELGLRHPSGTKVLFKQIAGAVARRIEYHVTEGDTVSAGQRFGIVKFGSRMDVVVPPHVDLTLEKGQHVRAGETVIGWLPEADAAETARAEAVVSSEASDSSATP; translated from the coding sequence GTGATTGCACGAGAAGGATACACCATTGTCGCGATTGTGGCCGGGTTGGCCCTGCTCCTAGCCTTCGGAGCATGGCAACTCGACGCCTGGTTGTGGCGCGGGCCGCTCCTTCTGCTGGCGGGGGGAGGACTTGCCTTCACGCTGTTCTTTTTTCGGGATCCGGAGCGCACAACCCCACCCGACGCCCGGGAGCATGGACTTATCGCTCCCGCCGACGGCCGCGTTGTTGAGATTGTAGATGAGGACGACGCCCTCTATATCGATGGCCCCGTGCAGCGAGTGTCCATTTTTCTCTCGCCGCTGGACGTGCACGTGAACCGCATTCCCGCTCAAGGGGTCATCGAGTACGAGACGTACCGCCCGGGCGAGTATCTCGTCGCCTGGCACCCGAAAGCGAGTGAAAAGAACGAGCGGTCGGAGCTGGGCCTTCGCCACCCTAGTGGCACGAAGGTGCTCTTCAAACAAATCGCCGGGGCCGTGGCGCGTCGCATCGAGTATCACGTCACAGAAGGCGATACCGTGTCCGCGGGCCAGCGATTTGGGATTGTCAAGTTTGGGTCACGCATGGACGTCGTGGTACCGCCCCACGTAGATCTGACACTCGAAAAGGGGCAGCACGTACGAGCGGGCGAAACCGTCATTGGATGGCTCCCGGAGGCGGATGCCGCAGAGACGGCCCGCGCCGAGGCCGTGGTGTCGTCCGAGGCGTCGGACTCGTCCGCCACGCCGTAG
- a CDS encoding energy transducer TonB produces the protein MVLFPFLAAGCGSSGPVVGADVERRVYVLEGQKVDRPPQIEGGYAEVDRVKKYPPAAEEDDAYGVIWLQCTISASGVATRVQVAQGGHPALETEALNVIQQLDFRPATQGGAPVQSQIQLPVIFQGPYARPKKSS, from the coding sequence GTGGTCCTGTTTCCTTTTCTGGCGGCCGGGTGTGGGTCGTCCGGGCCGGTGGTTGGGGCCGATGTTGAGCGGCGGGTGTACGTGTTGGAGGGACAAAAGGTGGACCGCCCTCCCCAAATTGAGGGCGGATACGCCGAAGTGGATCGAGTGAAGAAATATCCGCCGGCGGCGGAGGAGGACGATGCGTACGGGGTGATCTGGCTGCAATGCACAATCTCGGCCAGCGGTGTGGCCACGCGCGTACAGGTGGCCCAGGGAGGGCATCCTGCTCTCGAAACGGAGGCCCTGAACGTGATTCAACAGCTTGATTTCCGGCCGGCGACACAGGGCGGCGCCCCGGTACAGTCCCAAATTCAGCTTCCCGTCATCTTTCAGGGGCCGTACGCCCGACCGAAAAAGAGCAGCTAG
- the carB gene encoding carbamoyl-phosphate synthase large subunit, giving the protein MPKRTDIESILLIGSGPIVIGQACEFDYSGSQAARALMEEDYRVILVNSNPATIMTDPMMADEVYLRELTPSSIAQIARDEQPDAVLPTMGGQTGLNVAQDLKEAGFWEEEGIEVIGVDIDTVQITEDRQQFRDLMDDIGLDQSRSNTAKSLLEAKEITQELGGLPVVIRPSYTLGGSGGGIVWDADQFESMVTRGLELSPAHQVLIDECLYGWKEYELELLRDPNDNVIIIASIENITPMGVHTGDSVTVAPQQTLTDKQFQKMRDAAIKAMNSIGTFAGGCNIQFAFEPGTDRMIVIEINPRVSRSSALASKATGYPIAKVASKLAVGYMLDELPNEITGDTSACFEPSLDYVVTKIPRFNFDKFEGVDEELTTQMKAVGEVMSIGRTFQESLQKAWQSLEIGYAGLGADREDADRETVRERLKKPHWDQLLHVRHAFRKGASVEEVFDITQIDPWYLHKIQDMVELEEDIRSTALRDIDARMMFEVKRNGFSDEQIAFLVPEEVSDEDVREYRKELDVTPVYQVVDTCAGEFPAETPYYYSSYETVNESLVTDRDKVLILGSGPNRIGQGIEFDYSCVHGVKAAREMGYEALMLNCNPETVSTDFDVADKLYFEPVYWERVMDVIDLEQPEGVILQLGGQTAIKLGERFEEHGINIFGTPFEVMDFVEDRGKFTDVLSRLDIPSPPYGVAHSVDEAVATADRLGYPTLIRPSYVLGGEGMRIAINENEVAEYVGNILSRYPENEILLDRFLEDSVEIDVDAVCDGDEVWITGIMQHIEPAGVHSGDSTAVLPPYSLSEEVQDTIRQYVRDLAFELDVVGLLNVQMVVKDETVYVIEANPRASRTMPFVSKACGTRIPAIATKVMLGEKLKTFREAGDLECDLEGYAIKEPVFSWDKFPEVPKELGPEMKSTGEAIAFVDALTDEHFQQPYEMKDLYLSR; this is encoded by the coding sequence ATGCCGAAGCGTACCGATATCGAGTCGATTCTCCTCATCGGATCCGGGCCGATCGTCATTGGCCAGGCCTGCGAATTTGATTATTCGGGCAGCCAGGCGGCCCGAGCCCTCATGGAGGAGGACTACCGAGTAATCCTGGTAAACTCGAACCCGGCTACCATCATGACGGACCCGATGATGGCCGACGAGGTGTACCTCCGGGAGCTGACGCCGTCCTCGATTGCCCAGATTGCGCGCGACGAGCAGCCGGATGCCGTATTGCCGACCATGGGGGGGCAGACCGGCCTCAACGTGGCGCAGGACCTGAAGGAAGCAGGGTTCTGGGAGGAGGAGGGCATTGAGGTCATCGGGGTGGACATCGATACGGTCCAGATTACGGAGGACCGGCAGCAGTTCCGCGACCTGATGGACGATATCGGGCTCGACCAGTCGCGAAGCAACACCGCCAAGAGCCTGTTGGAGGCGAAGGAAATTACGCAGGAGCTCGGGGGGCTGCCCGTCGTGATCCGGCCCTCGTACACGCTCGGCGGGTCGGGGGGCGGTATTGTGTGGGACGCCGATCAGTTCGAGTCGATGGTCACGCGCGGGCTGGAGCTCTCGCCGGCCCATCAGGTGCTTATCGACGAGTGCCTGTACGGCTGGAAGGAGTACGAGCTGGAGCTGCTGCGGGACCCCAACGACAACGTGATCATCATTGCCTCCATCGAGAACATTACCCCGATGGGGGTGCACACCGGGGACTCGGTGACCGTCGCGCCCCAACAGACGCTGACCGACAAGCAGTTCCAGAAGATGCGGGACGCGGCCATCAAGGCCATGAACTCGATCGGGACGTTCGCGGGCGGCTGTAATATTCAGTTTGCCTTCGAGCCGGGGACCGACCGGATGATCGTGATCGAAATCAATCCGCGCGTGTCCCGGTCCTCCGCGCTCGCGTCGAAGGCCACCGGCTATCCGATCGCCAAGGTGGCCTCGAAGCTGGCGGTGGGCTACATGCTCGACGAGCTGCCGAACGAGATTACCGGCGACACGAGCGCCTGCTTCGAGCCGTCGCTCGACTACGTCGTCACGAAGATCCCGCGCTTCAACTTCGACAAGTTCGAGGGCGTGGACGAGGAGCTCACCACGCAGATGAAAGCCGTCGGCGAGGTCATGTCCATCGGCCGCACCTTCCAGGAGAGCCTCCAAAAGGCCTGGCAGAGCCTGGAGATTGGATACGCCGGGCTGGGGGCCGACCGCGAGGATGCCGACCGCGAAACGGTGCGCGAGCGGCTCAAGAAGCCGCACTGGGACCAGCTCCTGCACGTCCGCCATGCCTTCCGGAAGGGGGCGAGTGTGGAGGAGGTGTTCGACATCACCCAGATCGACCCCTGGTATCTCCACAAGATTCAGGACATGGTCGAGCTGGAAGAGGACATCCGCTCCACCGCCCTCCGCGACATCGACGCGCGGATGATGTTCGAGGTCAAGCGCAATGGGTTCTCCGACGAGCAGATTGCGTTCCTGGTGCCGGAAGAGGTGAGCGACGAGGACGTGCGTGAATACCGGAAGGAGTTGGACGTAACGCCGGTCTATCAGGTGGTGGACACCTGCGCCGGGGAGTTTCCAGCCGAGACGCCGTACTACTATTCCAGCTACGAGACGGTCAACGAAAGCCTCGTCACCGACCGCGACAAGGTGCTCATCCTCGGCTCCGGTCCGAACCGCATTGGGCAGGGCATCGAGTTCGACTACTCCTGCGTCCACGGCGTGAAGGCGGCCCGCGAGATGGGCTACGAGGCCCTCATGCTCAATTGCAACCCGGAGACGGTGTCCACTGACTTCGACGTGGCCGATAAGCTCTACTTCGAGCCGGTCTACTGGGAGCGGGTGATGGACGTAATCGACCTGGAGCAGCCGGAGGGCGTGATTCTGCAGCTCGGCGGCCAGACCGCCATTAAGCTCGGGGAGCGGTTCGAGGAGCACGGCATCAACATCTTCGGGACCCCCTTCGAGGTCATGGACTTCGTGGAGGACCGGGGCAAGTTTACCGACGTGTTGAGCCGGCTCGACATTCCGTCGCCCCCGTACGGAGTGGCACACTCGGTCGACGAGGCCGTGGCGACGGCCGATCGGCTCGGCTATCCGACGCTCATCCGCCCGAGCTATGTGCTCGGTGGGGAGGGCATGCGGATTGCCATCAACGAGAACGAGGTGGCCGAGTACGTGGGCAACATACTCTCGAGGTATCCCGAAAACGAAATCCTGCTCGATCGCTTTCTGGAAGACTCGGTCGAGATTGACGTCGACGCGGTCTGCGACGGCGACGAGGTGTGGATTACGGGCATCATGCAGCACATCGAGCCGGCGGGCGTCCACTCCGGCGACTCAACGGCCGTGCTACCGCCGTACAGCCTTTCGGAGGAGGTGCAGGATACGATTCGGCAGTACGTTCGGGACCTGGCCTTCGAGCTGGATGTGGTGGGCCTCCTCAACGTGCAGATGGTCGTGAAGGACGAAACGGTGTACGTCATCGAGGCCAATCCGCGCGCCTCGCGCACGATGCCGTTCGTCTCGAAGGCCTGCGGCACGCGCATCCCGGCCATCGCCACGAAGGTGATGCTGGGCGAGAAGCTTAAAACCTTCCGCGAGGCCGGCGATCTGGAGTGCGATCTGGAAGGATACGCCATCAAGGAGCCGGTCTTCTCGTGGGACAAATTCCCCGAGGTGCCGAAGGAACTCGGGCCCGAGATGAAGTCGACCGGCGAGGCCATCGCTTTCGTCGATGCCCTGACGGACGAGCACTTCCAGCAGCCCTACGAGATGAAGGACTTATACCTGTCGAGGTAG
- the folK gene encoding 2-amino-4-hydroxy-6-hydroxymethyldihydropteridine diphosphokinase: MQTAYLGLGSNLGDRLAHLRGAVKGLQGHDDVRVVAVSPVYETEAHTMSPSESQPDFLNAVVQIEVDGGGEHLLQIAHALEREAGRRRAEQEQWAPRSLDVDLLAVNDVVRQTERLTLPHPRLSERRFVLRPWADLAPAFVVPFPFEETVEALLQDCPDSTPIRSVGNPLSTEVD, from the coding sequence ATGCAAACAGCGTATTTGGGGCTGGGATCGAATTTGGGCGACCGGCTCGCACATCTTCGGGGGGCAGTAAAGGGACTTCAGGGGCACGACGATGTCCGGGTCGTTGCCGTATCTCCGGTATACGAGACGGAGGCGCACACGATGTCTCCATCAGAGTCGCAGCCCGACTTTTTAAATGCCGTTGTGCAGATCGAAGTGGATGGGGGGGGCGAACACCTCCTCCAGATTGCTCACGCCCTTGAGCGAGAAGCGGGACGGAGGAGGGCAGAACAGGAACAGTGGGCTCCCCGATCACTCGATGTGGATCTGCTGGCGGTGAACGATGTGGTTCGTCAGACCGAGCGCTTGACGCTCCCCCATCCCCGACTCTCCGAGCGTCGCTTTGTGCTTCGTCCCTGGGCCGACCTCGCTCCTGCATTTGTCGTGCCGTTCCCGTTCGAGGAAACGGTCGAGGCCCTCCTGCAGGACTGTCCCGATTCCACCCCCATCCGCTCGGTGGGAAATCCACTTTCGACGGAGGTTGACTAG
- a CDS encoding energy transducer TonB gives MSLSSLTYYQRVMGAMVIVLGVLVTLVRWWPAGTGSDASAPFRDRPTSPVQLHEIQPTSQTQEKTPPPPAPLPPIVVPNEVLITEDITFGDGEIDVRMPEDDDKLQQGTAKTTAAQQPDMGARLLKNVQPNYPSSARKDEVRARITVEVQVSETGTVRSASVTGRWRVYEDGSVRPVAELGYGLEEAALTAAQRSLFRPAQAQGRPVATRTTLTFTFGPR, from the coding sequence ATGTCTCTCTCTTCCCTCACATACTATCAGCGCGTGATGGGGGCGATGGTAATCGTCCTGGGCGTGCTCGTGACGCTGGTTCGCTGGTGGCCGGCCGGAACAGGATCGGATGCCTCTGCTCCTTTCCGGGACCGCCCTACCTCCCCGGTCCAGCTGCACGAGATTCAACCCACCAGCCAGACCCAGGAAAAAACGCCCCCTCCGCCGGCCCCACTTCCTCCCATCGTAGTCCCGAATGAGGTACTGATAACAGAAGACATCACGTTTGGAGATGGAGAAATCGACGTCCGAATGCCCGAAGACGATGACAAACTCCAGCAGGGCACGGCAAAAACGACGGCGGCTCAGCAACCCGACATGGGCGCTCGCCTTCTCAAAAACGTCCAGCCCAACTATCCGTCGTCTGCCCGCAAGGACGAGGTGCGGGCCCGGATTACAGTCGAAGTCCAGGTGAGTGAGACCGGAACGGTTCGCAGCGCGTCCGTTACGGGACGCTGGCGTGTCTACGAGGATGGATCGGTGCGCCCCGTTGCGGAGCTGGGGTACGGCCTGGAGGAAGCCGCCCTCACCGCCGCCCAACGCTCGCTCTTTCGTCCAGCACAGGCCCAGGGCCGTCCCGTCGCGACCCGAACGACACTCACGTTCACCTTCGGCCCTCGCTAG
- a CDS encoding fasciclin domain-containing protein gives MAKVKQKPNSIVDLATEDSSFTTLVEAIKSADLIGTLKGNGPFTVFAPTNAAFEKLPKGTVKSLFKATNKSQLQNILKHHVVQGRKMAADVAGMSSLTMMSGETVPIRKKGNVVSVGDASIRRTNLEANNGVVHAIDSVLMPSEED, from the coding sequence ATGGCTAAGGTCAAGCAGAAACCCAACAGTATCGTAGACTTGGCAACAGAGGATAGCAGTTTCACGACCCTCGTCGAGGCGATCAAATCAGCGGATCTTATAGGTACGCTGAAAGGAAACGGACCGTTTACGGTCTTTGCCCCCACCAATGCCGCATTTGAGAAGCTGCCGAAAGGCACAGTGAAATCTCTTTTCAAGGCAACCAACAAGTCGCAACTCCAGAACATTCTGAAACATCACGTGGTCCAGGGCCGAAAGATGGCGGCCGATGTGGCCGGAATGTCGTCGCTGACAATGATGAGTGGAGAGACGGTGCCCATCCGAAAGAAAGGAAATGTCGTGTCGGTTGGGGACGCGTCCATCCGCCGGACGAACCTAGAGGCGAATAACGGGGTCGTTCACGCTATCGACAGTGTGTTGATGCCAAGCGAAGAGGACTAA
- a CDS encoding trypsin-like peptidase domain-containing protein — protein MSTAAVLRCIFLAFLGGSVLGGVQAQPRPTLPSEHAAVAADALPVQQITAVDTAERPVGEGHSGIGPFRYGTVIETRLTPQEHGRWERLPSGHWLWRVRVQSTGARSLSLGFSPFDLPAGSRLFVHDGDGQTIRGPYTGRDATGGAHWTPLVQGEEVIVELLAPPDRRQDVHLVLSDLVHADRAVFPGNRSRIRAKSGSCNLDVACDAADPWRQQERSVALYSFEQNGSAYVCTGSLMNTTAQNGRPFFLTAEHCVSSPSVAQTMVFYWNYQNSTCRTPGTNDNGTVTADDRDAQISTGALLRFRYGGTHQDGTISGKPDLALVEVDDDIPTSYDLYFNGWSRAGTGTVAAATVHHPSGHGKRISFDREPTDQTAYGGGEGSGTTHLRVGQWDRGTTEGGSSGSPLYDSDRRVVGVLSGGLAGCLAGSAEDNDEPDWYGRIAPGFSTGDYTPSGFSQPATLADWLDPINAGRTRLEGRSQDSRERLPPPSTVTATTDGDSIRLGWAGVPSERVTKYRVYRRPAPIDSMPVAQALAAPVITVGAGTTAVVDTTLLPDTTYHYRVSAVDASNAESSFSAETRARIEGPGVHLVDGHSYSAPVPEPGTDYNAVGRFVLVADRSGAALTTLSVANEASGFEGVTAARLWRSTDRTFDAKTDTRLATTSTAAPAVFQDLNLSVPTDSTYLFVTLELASSATGEYRPVFRSEADISFSEGALAAVNGSRTCCFENAVLAAEPSPLPVALHGFTGRFDGSAVRLRWATASERNNARFRIQRTRGMTEPARGPGASEEARWRTVGVVDGSGTTAQAQTYRFTDADLPYEVDAVTYRLQQMDVDGTVHNSKSITVERGVPSVQFHGPAPNPARRRMTIRYALPTSQDIALGLFDVLGRRVRRIEHGEVPRGRHKRMVTLEGLSNGLYVLRLQTARGKVHTRKVTVVR, from the coding sequence ATGTCAACGGCTGCCGTTTTACGCTGCATTTTCCTCGCATTTTTGGGCGGGAGCGTTCTAGGAGGAGTTCAGGCGCAGCCACGGCCCACACTTCCGTCCGAGCATGCCGCCGTCGCGGCGGATGCCCTTCCGGTACAACAGATCACAGCTGTCGACACCGCGGAGCGTCCGGTTGGGGAGGGACACAGTGGGATTGGTCCGTTTCGCTACGGAACAGTGATCGAGACCCGGCTCACCCCTCAGGAGCACGGGAGATGGGAGCGTTTGCCCTCGGGGCACTGGCTTTGGCGCGTACGGGTACAGTCCACAGGGGCGCGTTCTCTCAGTCTCGGCTTCTCCCCGTTTGATCTGCCGGCAGGAAGTCGCTTGTTCGTCCACGACGGCGATGGGCAGACGATCCGGGGACCGTACACCGGACGTGATGCGACCGGTGGGGCGCACTGGACCCCGCTCGTTCAGGGAGAGGAGGTGATCGTTGAGCTTCTCGCTCCCCCTGATCGTCGCCAGGATGTTCATCTTGTGCTGAGCGATCTGGTGCACGCCGACCGGGCCGTCTTTCCGGGAAACCGATCCCGCATTCGGGCCAAGTCGGGAAGTTGCAATCTTGATGTGGCCTGCGACGCTGCCGACCCGTGGCGACAGCAGGAGCGCTCGGTGGCTCTGTACAGTTTTGAGCAGAATGGGAGTGCGTACGTCTGCACGGGCTCGCTCATGAACACGACGGCGCAGAATGGACGTCCCTTCTTTTTGACCGCGGAGCATTGTGTCTCGTCACCTTCGGTGGCGCAAACAATGGTGTTCTACTGGAACTATCAGAATTCCACCTGTCGCACGCCGGGCACCAACGACAATGGAACGGTAACGGCCGACGATAGAGACGCGCAGATCTCCACTGGGGCCCTTCTCCGCTTTCGCTACGGCGGTACTCATCAGGATGGGACTATCAGTGGGAAGCCGGATCTTGCGCTCGTGGAGGTAGACGACGACATCCCGACGAGCTACGACCTGTATTTCAATGGATGGAGTCGGGCGGGAACGGGTACCGTGGCGGCCGCGACTGTTCATCATCCCTCTGGTCACGGCAAGCGCATTAGCTTCGATCGGGAGCCGACGGATCAGACCGCCTATGGAGGGGGCGAGGGGAGTGGCACTACGCACTTGCGCGTAGGGCAGTGGGATCGAGGCACAACGGAGGGCGGTTCGTCCGGGTCTCCTCTCTACGACTCTGACCGGCGCGTCGTCGGTGTGCTTTCGGGCGGTCTCGCAGGATGTCTGGCCGGAAGTGCTGAAGACAACGACGAACCCGACTGGTACGGGCGCATCGCGCCCGGCTTCAGTACTGGCGACTACACTCCGAGTGGGTTCTCGCAACCGGCCACTCTCGCCGACTGGCTGGATCCAATCAATGCGGGACGAACGAGACTCGAGGGCCGCTCACAAGATAGCCGGGAACGACTTCCTCCGCCGAGCACCGTTACGGCGACTACGGATGGGGACAGCATTCGCCTCGGCTGGGCGGGGGTCCCCTCTGAGCGCGTGACCAAATACCGGGTGTACCGACGTCCGGCCCCGATCGACTCTATGCCTGTGGCCCAGGCATTGGCAGCCCCTGTGATCACGGTTGGAGCCGGCACGACGGCGGTGGTGGACACGACCCTCTTGCCCGACACGACCTATCACTACCGGGTGTCGGCTGTGGACGCGTCGAACGCCGAAAGTTCGTTCTCGGCCGAGACTCGTGCTCGCATCGAGGGGCCCGGGGTGCACCTCGTTGACGGGCACTCGTACAGCGCCCCCGTTCCGGAGCCAGGGACCGATTACAATGCGGTGGGACGTTTTGTGCTCGTGGCCGACCGGTCAGGAGCTGCTCTTACGACCCTTTCCGTGGCCAACGAGGCGTCCGGATTTGAGGGGGTAACGGCCGCTAGACTCTGGCGCTCTACCGACCGGACGTTCGATGCGAAGACGGACACCCGTCTGGCGACGACCTCGACTGCCGCCCCTGCGGTTTTTCAGGACCTGAACCTGTCGGTACCCACCGATAGTACGTACTTGTTTGTCACGCTGGAGCTGGCGTCGAGTGCGACCGGAGAGTATCGTCCTGTTTTTCGAAGCGAAGCGGACATTTCCTTTTCGGAGGGGGCTCTCGCTGCTGTGAATGGCAGCCGAACATGTTGCTTTGAAAATGCCGTATTGGCGGCGGAGCCGTCCCCGCTTCCCGTTGCACTGCACGGGTTTACAGGACGCTTCGATGGTAGTGCAGTACGTCTGAGGTGGGCAACGGCTTCTGAGAGAAACAACGCGCGGTTTCGCATTCAGCGTACGAGAGGAATGACAGAACCAGCTCGGGGACCTGGTGCTTCTGAGGAGGCGCGATGGCGGACCGTAGGAGTGGTCGACGGGAGCGGCACCACTGCACAGGCACAAACATACCGATTTACCGACGCGGATCTACCGTATGAGGTCGACGCTGTGACGTATCGGCTCCAGCAGATGGATGTCGATGGCACTGTTCACAACTCGAAATCAATTACCGTCGAGCGTGGGGTCCCCAGCGTGCAGTTCCACGGTCCGGCACCGAATCCGGCGCGACGGCGGATGACGATTCGCTACGCATTGCCCACCTCTCAGGACATCGCGCTCGGACTCTTCGATGTGTTGGGACGGCGGGTGCGAAGGATCGAGCACGGAGAAGTGCCAAGGGGGCGGCACAAACGTATGGTGACACTGGAGGGGCTTTCCAACGGGCTCTACGTGCTGCGTCTTCAGACCGCCAGGGGGAAGGTGCACACCCGGAAGGTCACGGTTGTTCGATAA